A single region of the Polymorphum gilvum SL003B-26A1 genome encodes:
- a CDS encoding type II toxin-antitoxin system VapC family toxin — translation MHPDHAEILASDAVVHVSFATVWEMAIKASLGKLETVDDVAARLAETGFETPPILVPHIAAVRHLPLHHRDPFDRMLIAQARVEGLTILTVDPAFRAYDVDVI, via the coding sequence CTGCACCCGGATCATGCCGAGATCCTCGCCTCCGACGCTGTGGTCCATGTGAGCTTTGCCACCGTTTGGGAGATGGCGATAAAGGCAAGTCTGGGCAAGCTCGAAACCGTAGACGACGTCGCTGCCAGGCTGGCCGAGACCGGATTTGAAACCCCGCCCATCCTGGTGCCGCACATTGCGGCCGTCAGGCATCTCCCGCTTCATCACCGCGACCCGTTCGACCGCATGCTCATCGCCCAGGCCCGGGTCGAGGGCCTGACGATCCTCACCGTCGACCCGGCCTTTCGCGCCTATGATGTCGATGTGATCTGA
- a CDS encoding DinB family protein has product MAQACSYFGAMARNNAWANAQLLGACAALTQEDFVAPRTGFFPSIKATLNHILAVDRYYLDGLRHGGRGAELFLATDYGSVDDLEPAQAEQDAALTAFCDALAPQDLERTVAFDRGEGGIWHERIDLVLLHLFQHQVHHRGQVHAMLAGTPVAPPQLDEFFIDFDRDPQAGAVFGGDR; this is encoded by the coding sequence ATGGCGCAGGCCTGTTCCTATTTCGGCGCGATGGCTCGCAACAACGCCTGGGCCAACGCGCAGCTGCTGGGGGCCTGCGCCGCGCTGACCCAGGAGGATTTCGTCGCACCGCGCACGGGCTTCTTTCCTTCGATCAAGGCGACGCTGAACCATATCCTGGCCGTCGACCGCTATTACCTCGACGGCCTGCGCCACGGCGGGCGCGGTGCGGAACTGTTTCTGGCCACCGACTACGGCAGCGTGGACGACCTGGAGCCGGCTCAGGCCGAGCAGGACGCCGCCCTTACCGCGTTCTGCGACGCGCTGGCGCCGCAGGATCTGGAGCGAACCGTCGCCTTCGACCGCGGCGAGGGCGGGATCTGGCACGAGCGCATCGACCTGGTGCTGCTGCATCTTTTCCAGCACCAGGTGCATCACCGCGGCCAGGTCCACGCCATGCTGGCGGGGACGCCGGTGGCGCCGCCGCAGCTCGACGAGTTCTTCATCGATTTCGATCGCGACCCGCAGGCGGGCGCCGTGTTCGGAGGGGACAGATGA
- a CDS encoding MBL fold metallo-hydrolase: MTKQFASAGDLTEKTISFTEIGRDLWAFTAEGDPNSGVIIGDDSVMIVEAQATPRLANKVIEKVRSVTDKPITHLVLTHYHAVRVLGASAYKAPTVIMGDVARAMVAERGQEDWDSEFGRFPRLFEGHESIPGLTWPTTTFSERMTVYLGKRRVDLMHLGRAHTAGDIVAYVPDEEVMFTGDIVEYHSACYCGDGHFADWGDTLDAIKAFDPHAIAPGRGDALIGRDMVEAAIESTRDFVDSTYQAAARVAARGGTLKEAWDAVRAACDPKFKDFAIYEHCLPFNVARAFDEAQGIDMPRVWTAERDREMWTALQG; this comes from the coding sequence ATGACCAAGCAATTCGCCTCCGCCGGCGACCTGACCGAGAAGACCATTTCCTTCACCGAGATCGGCCGCGACCTGTGGGCCTTCACGGCCGAGGGCGATCCCAACTCGGGCGTCATCATCGGCGACGACAGCGTGATGATCGTCGAGGCGCAGGCGACGCCGCGGCTCGCCAACAAGGTGATCGAGAAAGTGCGCTCGGTCACCGACAAGCCGATAACCCACCTGGTGCTGACCCACTACCACGCAGTTCGCGTGCTCGGCGCCTCGGCCTACAAGGCGCCGACCGTTATCATGGGCGACGTTGCCCGCGCCATGGTCGCCGAACGCGGCCAGGAGGACTGGGACAGCGAATTCGGCCGCTTCCCGCGTCTTTTCGAGGGCCACGAGAGCATTCCCGGCCTGACCTGGCCGACCACCACCTTCTCCGAGCGCATGACGGTCTATCTCGGCAAGCGCCGGGTCGACCTGATGCATCTCGGCCGGGCGCACACCGCCGGCGACATCGTCGCCTACGTGCCCGACGAGGAGGTGATGTTCACCGGCGACATCGTCGAGTACCACTCCGCCTGCTACTGTGGCGACGGCCACTTCGCTGACTGGGGCGACACGCTCGACGCCATCAAGGCGTTCGATCCGCATGCGATCGCGCCGGGCCGCGGCGACGCGCTGATCGGGCGCGACATGGTCGAGGCGGCGATCGAGAGCACCCGAGACTTCGTCGACAGCACCTACCAGGCGGCGGCACGCGTGGCTGCGCGCGGCGGCACGCTGAAGGAGGCCTGGGATGCGGTGCGCGCGGCCTGCGATCCGAAGTTCAAGGACTTCGCCATCTACGAGCACTGCCTGCCGTTCAACGTCGCGCGTGCCTTCGACGAGGCACAGGGCATCGACATGCCGCGGGTGTGGACGGCGGAACGCGACCGCGAGATGTGGACCGCGCTGCAGGGGTGA
- a CDS encoding fumarylacetoacetate hydrolase family protein, whose translation MKLATLKDGTRDGRLVVVNRSLTRCTEATHIAPTLQTALDDWAHAAPKLVVLAESLEHDAVPSMRFHEHNALSPLPRAYQWADGSAYVNHVELVRKARGAEMPETFWTDPLMYQGGSDTFLAPRDPIRMADEAWGIDMEGEVAVIVDDVPMGASRDEAQAAIRLIMLVNDVSLRGLIPAELAKGFGFFQSKPSSAFSPVAVTPDELGDAWDGGKVHLPLRVDLNGEAFGRADAGVDMTFDFPTIIAHAAKTRPLGAGAIVGSGTVSNKLDGGPGKPVAEGGVGYSCIAEVRMVETITQGAPKTPFMRFGDTVRIEMLDRDGHSVFGAIEQTVEKYERP comes from the coding sequence ATGAAACTCGCGACGCTCAAGGACGGCACGCGCGACGGCAGGCTGGTCGTCGTCAACAGGAGCCTGACCCGCTGCACGGAGGCGACCCACATCGCGCCGACGCTGCAGACCGCGCTCGACGACTGGGCGCATGCTGCGCCGAAGCTCGTCGTGCTGGCCGAAAGCCTGGAGCACGACGCCGTGCCGTCGATGCGCTTCCATGAGCACAACGCTTTGTCGCCGCTGCCGCGCGCCTACCAGTGGGCGGACGGCTCGGCCTACGTGAACCACGTCGAACTGGTGCGCAAGGCGCGCGGTGCGGAGATGCCGGAGACGTTCTGGACCGACCCGCTGATGTACCAGGGCGGCTCAGACACGTTCCTCGCGCCCCGCGATCCGATCCGCATGGCCGACGAGGCCTGGGGCATCGACATGGAGGGCGAGGTCGCGGTGATCGTCGACGACGTGCCGATGGGCGCCAGCCGCGACGAGGCGCAGGCGGCCATCCGGCTGATCATGCTGGTCAACGACGTGTCGCTGCGCGGCCTGATCCCCGCGGAACTGGCCAAGGGCTTCGGCTTCTTCCAGTCCAAGCCGTCGTCGGCCTTCTCGCCGGTGGCCGTCACGCCGGACGAACTGGGCGACGCTTGGGACGGCGGCAAGGTTCACCTGCCGCTGCGCGTCGACCTCAATGGCGAGGCCTTCGGGCGCGCGGATGCGGGCGTCGACATGACCTTCGACTTTCCGACGATCATCGCTCATGCCGCGAAGACCCGGCCGCTCGGCGCCGGCGCCATCGTCGGCTCGGGCACGGTTTCCAACAAGCTCGACGGCGGTCCGGGGAAGCCGGTCGCCGAGGGCGGCGTCGGCTATTCCTGCATCGCCGAGGTGCGCATGGTCGAGACCATCACGCAGGGCGCGCCGAAGACGCCGTTCATGCGCTTCGGCGACACGGTGCGCATCGAGATGCTGGACCGGGACGGCCATTCCGTCTTCGGCGCGATCGAGCAGACGGTGGAGAAGTACGAGCGCCCCTAG
- the hmgA gene encoding homogentisate 1,2-dioxygenase produces the protein MSQNALQYMPGFGNDFETEALPGALPQGMNSPQKCNYGLYGEQLSGTAFTAPSHQNERTWCYRLRPSVKHSGRYAKIDVPLWKTAPHVLPDVVSLGQYRWDPVPHSGEALTWITGMRTMTTAGDVNTQVGMASHVYLVTRSMEDEYFFSADSELLVVPQEGRLRFCTELGLIDLEPKEIAIIPRGLLYRVELVDGPARGFVCENYGQKFELPGRGPIGANCMANRRDFKTPVAWYEDREVPSTVTVKWCGQFHRCEIGHSPLDVVAWHGNYAPVKYDLRTYCPVGAILFDHPDPSIFTVLTAPSGVPGTANIDFVLFRERWMVAENTFRPPWYHRNIMSELMGNIYGQYDAKPQGFVPGGMSLHNCMLPHGPDRNAFEGASNADLKPEKLDNTMSFMFETRFPQHLTEFAAKTAPLQDDYVDCWAGLEKKFDGTPGTK, from the coding sequence ATGAGCCAGAATGCGCTTCAGTACATGCCCGGCTTCGGCAACGACTTCGAGACCGAGGCGCTGCCCGGCGCGCTGCCGCAGGGCATGAATAGCCCGCAGAAATGCAATTACGGACTCTACGGCGAGCAACTGTCCGGCACCGCCTTCACGGCGCCCTCGCACCAGAACGAGCGCACCTGGTGCTACCGCCTCCGCCCGTCCGTGAAGCATTCCGGCCGCTACGCCAAGATCGACGTGCCGCTGTGGAAGACGGCGCCGCACGTGCTGCCGGACGTCGTCTCGCTCGGCCAGTACCGCTGGGATCCGGTGCCGCATTCGGGCGAGGCGCTGACCTGGATCACCGGCATGCGCACCATGACCACTGCCGGCGACGTCAACACCCAGGTCGGCATGGCGAGCCACGTCTACCTGGTCACCCGCTCGATGGAGGACGAGTATTTCTTCTCCGCCGACAGCGAGCTGCTGGTCGTGCCGCAGGAGGGCCGCCTGCGCTTCTGCACCGAACTCGGCCTGATCGACCTGGAGCCGAAGGAGATCGCGATCATCCCGCGCGGCCTGCTCTACCGGGTCGAACTCGTCGACGGCCCGGCGCGCGGCTTCGTGTGCGAGAACTACGGCCAGAAATTCGAGCTGCCCGGCCGCGGTCCGATCGGCGCCAACTGCATGGCCAACCGGCGCGACTTCAAGACCCCGGTCGCCTGGTACGAGGACCGCGAGGTGCCGTCGACGGTGACGGTCAAGTGGTGCGGCCAGTTCCACCGCTGCGAGATCGGCCACTCGCCCCTCGACGTCGTCGCCTGGCACGGCAACTACGCGCCGGTGAAATACGACCTGCGCACCTATTGCCCGGTCGGCGCGATCCTGTTCGACCATCCCGACCCGTCGATCTTCACCGTGCTGACCGCGCCGTCCGGCGTGCCGGGCACCGCCAACATCGATTTCGTGCTGTTCCGCGAGCGCTGGATGGTGGCCGAGAACACCTTCCGTCCGCCGTGGTATCATCGCAACATCATGTCGGAGCTGATGGGCAACATCTACGGCCAGTACGACGCCAAGCCGCAGGGCTTCGTGCCCGGCGGCATGAGCCTGCACAACTGCATGCTGCCGCACGGCCCCGACCGCAACGCCTTCGAGGGCGCGTCGAACGCCGACCTGAAGCCGGAGAAGCTGGACAACACGATGTCCTTCATGTTCGAGACCCGCTTCCCGCAGCACCTGACCGAGTTCGCCGCCAAGACGGCGCCGCTGCAGGACGACTATGTCGACTGCTGGGCGGGGCTGGAGAAGAAGTTCGACGGCACGCCGGGCACCAAGTGA
- a CDS encoding NAD(P)H-dependent oxidoreductase — protein MNLARMLGKRAEDDRPVRVGLIGGGKFGSMYLTQARLTTGIHVLGIADLDIRRLRGTLRRAGWPDEQTDTASFSDALGSGRTFLTDSAEALIAADGLDVLIDATGDPAAGIRHCLAAIRNGRHVVMVNVEADALAGPLLACRAQAAGLVYSLAWGDQPALIAEHVDWARTCGFEVVCAGKGTRYLPHYHQLTPDTVWETLQSYLALKDPSQINLKMFNSFLDGTKSGIEMTAVCNATGLIPQDDGLGFPPASRFELSSVCRPKEYGGTLSRTGTTEVVSSLARDGSDVPHHLAMGTYVVIEAQTDYARQCFTEYHMLEDDSGRFAALYRPTHMIGMELGVSVASAALRREPTGAPVGFHSDVVATAKKPMKAGDMLDGEGGFTVWGKQCPASVSLARGHLPLGLAHHVTLTRDVAEGQMLTWDDVVIDETDDAYRFRREMEQAFA, from the coding sequence ATGAACCTTGCCCGCATGCTCGGCAAACGCGCCGAAGACGATCGCCCCGTCCGCGTCGGCCTGATCGGCGGAGGCAAGTTCGGTTCGATGTACCTGACCCAGGCGCGGCTGACCACGGGCATCCATGTGCTCGGCATCGCGGATCTCGACATTCGCCGCCTGCGCGGGACGCTGCGGCGCGCCGGCTGGCCGGACGAGCAGACCGACACGGCTTCCTTCTCCGATGCCCTGGGGTCGGGGCGGACGTTCCTGACCGACAGCGCTGAGGCTCTGATCGCCGCCGATGGCCTCGACGTGCTGATCGACGCGACCGGCGATCCGGCCGCCGGCATCCGCCATTGCCTGGCGGCGATCCGGAACGGCCGCCACGTCGTCATGGTCAACGTCGAGGCGGATGCGCTGGCCGGCCCGCTGCTCGCCTGCCGCGCGCAAGCCGCCGGCCTCGTCTACAGCCTCGCCTGGGGCGACCAGCCGGCGCTGATCGCCGAGCATGTCGACTGGGCGCGCACCTGCGGCTTCGAGGTGGTCTGCGCCGGCAAGGGCACGCGCTACCTGCCGCATTATCACCAGCTGACGCCCGACACCGTGTGGGAGACGCTGCAGAGCTACCTGGCGCTCAAGGATCCCTCGCAGATCAACCTGAAGATGTTCAACTCCTTCCTCGACGGCACCAAGTCGGGTATCGAGATGACGGCGGTGTGCAACGCCACCGGGCTGATCCCGCAGGACGACGGCCTCGGTTTCCCGCCGGCGAGCCGCTTCGAACTGTCGTCGGTGTGCCGGCCGAAGGAGTACGGCGGCACGCTGAGCCGCACGGGCACGACCGAAGTGGTGTCCTCGCTCGCCCGCGACGGCTCTGACGTGCCACACCATCTCGCCATGGGCACCTATGTCGTGATCGAGGCGCAGACCGACTACGCGCGCCAGTGCTTCACCGAATATCACATGCTGGAAGATGACAGCGGTCGCTTCGCCGCGCTCTACCGGCCGACGCACATGATCGGCATGGAACTCGGCGTGTCGGTCGCCTCGGCGGCACTCCGCCGCGAGCCGACGGGCGCGCCGGTCGGCTTTCATTCCGACGTGGTGGCGACGGCCAAGAAGCCGATGAAGGCCGGCGACATGCTGGACGGGGAGGGCGGCTTCACGGTGTGGGGCAAGCAGTGCCCGGCGAGCGTGTCGCTTGCCCGCGGCCACCTGCCGCTCGGACTCGCTCACCACGTGACGCTGACGCGCGACGTCGCCGAAGGGCAGATGCTGACCTGGGACGACGTGGTGATCGACGAGACCGACGATGCCTACCGCTTCCGCCGGGAGATGGAGCAGGCCTTCGCTTAG
- a CDS encoding DUF2157 domain-containing protein, translated as MFDQIYARRLKADMETWVANGWVAPEGATRILASLAAGDGRSRLPMALAGIGVVCMALALAAFIAANWDAIPRALKLAGIALAVLLSHGAAAWAADAGRRGIADLATAFATLVFVGGLALVGQIFHLPQDWAGGALLVCLGAIAAAWLAGSRAALVVAAVAAIQWQTMRSELGAETLVEGLIGFALLAAVLAHPLVHPARLSRWAALSLLYVTFGRWIVEGADRLDDAALAAALLGFAALSAALVVFGALLERRPRDGRASVFAGPGLLLLARSAQELAMAVLLLAVVVALVGISEIGEASLGTALAAPAVALLLVAAVLGSGMLLAAGAREARHRLTVGAVAACLAAVLVSLAAPQAMIPAAALALGATVAVSMAGILAHVSAWTLGGHIALTVVVLWLLSVTIGTLLGQAVFFLVAGLVLIAMALVTARSLRRAAARRQEDVS; from the coding sequence ATGTTCGATCAGATCTACGCGCGCCGGCTCAAGGCCGACATGGAAACCTGGGTCGCCAACGGCTGGGTCGCGCCGGAGGGAGCGACCCGCATCCTCGCCTCGCTGGCCGCCGGCGACGGCCGCTCGCGCCTGCCGATGGCGCTCGCCGGCATCGGCGTCGTCTGCATGGCGCTGGCGCTCGCCGCCTTCATCGCCGCCAACTGGGATGCCATCCCGCGCGCGCTCAAGCTCGCCGGCATCGCACTTGCCGTCCTGCTCTCCCATGGCGCCGCCGCCTGGGCCGCCGATGCCGGGCGCAGGGGCATCGCCGATCTCGCCACCGCCTTCGCCACGCTGGTCTTCGTCGGCGGGCTGGCGCTGGTCGGCCAGATCTTCCATCTGCCCCAGGACTGGGCCGGAGGCGCGCTGCTCGTCTGCCTCGGCGCCATCGCGGCGGCCTGGCTCGCCGGCTCGCGCGCCGCGCTGGTGGTCGCCGCCGTCGCCGCCATCCAGTGGCAGACGATGCGCAGCGAACTGGGCGCCGAAACCCTCGTCGAAGGGCTGATCGGCTTCGCCCTGCTGGCCGCCGTCCTCGCCCATCCGCTCGTCCATCCCGCACGGCTGTCGCGCTGGGCGGCGCTGTCGCTGCTCTATGTCACCTTCGGCCGCTGGATCGTCGAGGGCGCCGACCGGCTCGACGACGCCGCGCTGGCCGCCGCGCTGCTCGGCTTCGCCGCCCTGTCGGCGGCCCTGGTGGTGTTCGGCGCGCTGCTCGAGCGCCGGCCGCGGGACGGCCGCGCCTCCGTCTTCGCCGGACCGGGCCTGCTGCTGCTGGCGCGCTCGGCCCAGGAACTGGCGATGGCGGTGCTGCTGCTGGCGGTGGTCGTCGCCCTTGTCGGAATCTCCGAGATCGGCGAGGCCTCGCTCGGAACGGCGCTTGCCGCCCCCGCCGTCGCCCTGCTGCTGGTTGCCGCCGTGCTCGGTTCCGGCATGTTGCTCGCCGCCGGTGCGCGCGAGGCGCGCCATCGCCTGACCGTCGGCGCCGTCGCCGCCTGTCTCGCCGCCGTGCTCGTCTCGCTCGCCGCCCCGCAGGCGATGATCCCGGCCGCCGCGCTGGCGCTCGGCGCCACTGTCGCGGTCAGCATGGCCGGCATCCTCGCCCATGTCTCGGCCTGGACGCTCGGCGGCCACATCGCCCTGACCGTGGTCGTGCTGTGGCTGCTCAGCGTGACCATCGGCACCCTGCTCGGCCAGGCGGTATTCTTCCTCGTCGCCGGGCTGGTGCTGATCGCCATGGCCCTCGTCACCGCCCGCAGCCTGCGCCGCGCGGCCGCGCGCAGGCAGGAGGACGTATCGTGA
- a CDS encoding GDYXXLXY domain-containing protein has protein sequence MSTSVLASPWLRWGLLALVQLGLIAVPLAERLTIHATGQEVTLEVRPVDPRDLLRGDYVIINLAIAHLDGDLPGLDRRLEAGARVHVVLEADANGIHQPTAVLDAAPADGRLAIAGTVDYGREAGAPLAVDYGLDAFFVPEGEGRAIEEIAPERMHLVAAVTRGGRSTPLRLLVDGKAIESATGF, from the coding sequence GTGAGCACCTCCGTCCTCGCCTCGCCCTGGCTGCGCTGGGGCCTGCTGGCACTGGTCCAACTCGGCCTGATCGCCGTACCGCTGGCCGAGCGGCTGACCATCCACGCCACCGGGCAGGAGGTGACGCTGGAGGTGCGCCCGGTCGACCCGCGCGACCTGCTGCGCGGCGACTATGTCATCATCAACCTGGCGATCGCGCACCTGGACGGCGACCTGCCGGGCCTCGATCGACGCCTGGAGGCAGGCGCGCGGGTCCATGTCGTCCTGGAAGCCGACGCCAACGGCATCCACCAGCCGACGGCAGTGCTCGACGCGGCACCGGCCGACGGACGCCTGGCAATCGCCGGCACGGTGGACTACGGCCGCGAGGCCGGCGCACCGCTTGCCGTCGACTACGGCCTCGACGCCTTCTTCGTGCCCGAGGGCGAGGGCCGGGCGATCGAGGAGATCGCGCCGGAGCGGATGCACCTGGTCGCCGCCGTCACCCGCGGCGGACGGTCGACCCCGCTGCGGCTTCTGGTCGACGGCAAGGCGATCGAGTCCGCCACCGGCTTTTGA
- a CDS encoding class I SAM-dependent methyltransferase, with protein sequence MTDPALDTLLLPLEAGNLALPAEGRALFLRARAGPALGLFPRDRLVCEQTFAPDRDALLAAGCEVVEAAEGRFALVLVLPPRQKQEARALLARAVDLATDGGVVVACVPNTEGARACEADLATLAGPVDKLSKHKCRVFWATVTERTVDAALLADWRVLDAPRAILDGRFVSRPGVFSWDHVDPASALLAERLPATLAGRGADLGAGFGYLAAVVLDTCPKVAALDLYEAEKRALDLARENLESVAAGRALGFHWQDVTRGLKGPYDFVVMNPPFHHGGKADRADIGQAFIRAAAGGLRPGGSLWMVANRHLPYERTLGELYASVDMVADEGGYKVLHAVKARRQG encoded by the coding sequence ATGACCGATCCCGCGCTCGACACCTTGCTGCTGCCGCTCGAGGCCGGCAACCTGGCGCTGCCTGCGGAGGGCCGCGCGCTGTTCCTGCGCGCGCGGGCCGGCCCGGCGCTCGGCCTCTTCCCGCGCGACCGGCTCGTCTGCGAACAGACCTTCGCGCCCGACCGCGACGCGCTTCTCGCCGCTGGCTGCGAGGTCGTAGAGGCGGCGGAGGGACGCTTCGCGCTCGTCCTCGTGCTGCCGCCGCGCCAGAAACAGGAGGCCCGCGCCCTGCTGGCACGGGCCGTGGACCTCGCCACCGACGGCGGCGTCGTGGTCGCCTGCGTGCCCAACACCGAGGGCGCGCGCGCCTGCGAGGCCGACCTCGCCACCCTGGCCGGTCCCGTGGACAAGCTGTCCAAGCACAAGTGCCGCGTGTTCTGGGCGACGGTCACGGAGCGGACTGTCGACGCCGCCCTGCTCGCCGACTGGCGCGTCCTCGACGCGCCGCGCGCGATCCTGGACGGCCGCTTCGTCAGCCGACCGGGCGTGTTCTCGTGGGACCATGTCGACCCGGCCTCCGCCCTGCTCGCCGAGCGGCTGCCCGCGACGCTCGCGGGACGCGGCGCCGACCTCGGCGCCGGTTTCGGCTATCTCGCCGCCGTGGTGCTGGACACGTGCCCGAAGGTCGCCGCCCTCGATCTCTACGAGGCCGAAAAACGGGCGCTGGACCTCGCCCGGGAGAACCTCGAATCCGTGGCGGCCGGCCGGGCGCTCGGCTTCCACTGGCAGGACGTCACGCGCGGCCTCAAGGGTCCTTACGACTTCGTCGTCATGAACCCGCCGTTCCACCACGGCGGCAAGGCGGACCGGGCCGACATCGGCCAGGCCTTCATCCGCGCCGCGGCCGGCGGATTACGGCCCGGCGGGTCGCTGTGGATGGTCGCCAACCGGCACCTGCCCTACGAGCGCACGCTCGGCGAGCTCTATGCCAGCGTCGACATGGTCGCCGACGAGGGCGGCTACAAGGTGCTCCACGCGGTCAAGGCGAGGCGGCAGGGATGA
- a CDS encoding pseudouridine synthase, protein MRLVRLLANLGYGTRKEVALAIRNGWVTDRAGRPLTADARTPHEDILFDDEPLDPAPGMVLLLNKPVGYTCSTKDRGRLVYDLLPDRFRLRKPVLSTVGRLDRDTSGALLFTDDGVLLHRIIAPKSEVPKVYEAELDRPLKGDEAAQFASGTLMLDGEDKPLKPAELEVLGERRARLTLHEGRYHQVRRMFAATGNHVTALARIRIGALTLDGLAEGTWRLLDERDVAKIFAPPSGNVPPPAT, encoded by the coding sequence ATGAGGCTGGTCCGGCTGCTCGCCAACCTCGGCTACGGCACCCGCAAGGAAGTCGCGCTGGCCATCCGCAACGGCTGGGTGACCGACCGCGCCGGGCGCCCGCTGACGGCGGACGCCAGGACGCCGCACGAGGACATCCTGTTCGACGACGAGCCGCTCGACCCCGCCCCGGGCATGGTGCTGCTGCTCAACAAGCCGGTCGGCTACACCTGCTCGACCAAGGACCGGGGTCGGCTGGTCTACGACCTCCTGCCGGATCGGTTCCGCCTCAGGAAGCCGGTGCTGTCCACCGTCGGCCGGCTCGACCGCGACACCTCCGGCGCGCTGCTGTTCACCGACGACGGCGTCCTGCTGCACCGGATCATCGCGCCTAAATCGGAAGTGCCCAAGGTCTACGAGGCCGAACTCGACCGGCCGCTCAAGGGCGACGAGGCGGCGCAGTTCGCCTCCGGAACGCTGATGCTCGACGGCGAGGACAAGCCGCTGAAGCCGGCCGAACTGGAGGTGCTCGGCGAGCGGCGCGCCCGCCTGACCCTGCACGAGGGTCGCTACCACCAGGTCCGCCGCATGTTCGCCGCCACCGGCAACCACGTCACCGCCCTTGCCCGCATCCGCATCGGCGCCCTGACGCTGGACGGCCTGGCGGAAGGCACGTGGCGGCTGCTGGATGAGCGCGACGTCGCGAAGATATTCGCCCCGCCCTCCGGCAATGTCCCGCCGCCGGCGACGTGA